A stretch of the Psychroserpens sp. Hel_I_66 genome encodes the following:
- a CDS encoding regulatory protein RecX: protein MNNPQKTYTVDEAQKRLESYCAYQERCHKEVTQKLYDMKMIPEARDQIIVHLLKHNFLNEERFAKAFARGKFRIKKWGKQRIQLELRKKDINKTLITIALKEISDSDYYQTFHELAEKKVETIRETNAQKKRKKLADYLFYRGWESHLVYDKIRELIP from the coding sequence GTGAATAATCCCCAAAAAACGTATACTGTCGATGAAGCGCAAAAACGCTTAGAATCCTATTGTGCCTATCAAGAACGTTGTCATAAAGAAGTGACCCAAAAGTTGTATGATATGAAAATGATCCCAGAAGCTAGAGATCAAATTATCGTACACTTATTAAAGCACAACTTTTTAAATGAAGAACGTTTTGCCAAAGCGTTTGCACGAGGAAAATTCAGAATAAAAAAATGGGGAAAACAACGCATCCAATTAGAGTTACGAAAAAAGGATATCAACAAAACCCTCATTACAATAGCTTTAAAAGAAATAAGTGATAGCGATTACTATCAAACATTTCATGAACTGGCAGAAAAAAAAGTGGAAACCATACGAGAGACCAACGCTCAAAAAAAACGTAAAAAACTAGCAGATTATCTATTTTACAGAGGTTGGGAAAGCCATTTGGTGTATGATAAAATACGAGAGTTGATTCCATAA
- a CDS encoding GEVED domain-containing protein — protein sequence MKKNYSLLLITFLCLVLSGYGQTIVSNSFEETAADTWTPLSFSTPPCNAGNGDQWDYDTALSSITPSNGSQFWGIQDLNGDCGPTGFATITFPSYNVSSFTGVTISFDYYIIGFDGGDDLGYEVWEDGIMVADVDNWDGNTGGWITLTHNVNNATSNVYLVLKCRQNGGSDYAAFDNVILEGTASCTPPLDPTGPITGTTPACNSTTLTYTGAALPGTVNYWQTTATGTSTANNATGTLNVTTTGTYYVRTFLTATSCWSTGAVGYGVVINTAPTISNQPNNATRVIPAAATFSVTASGTPTPTYQWQVNTGTGWNNVTGGTGATTNSYNTGATNATMHNNQYRCVVTNVCGAVNSGAATLTLTNTATSNVTAVQGCFDDDSVTLSWTAPGTGTPTGYMIFALDGGTDPAGTKTDANTYTANSDFSAATPVTPASLGRVVYKGTATTATITGLTEDNNYSFTVYSYVGETLTGWSNGGTNGSTVTNETAQGDVTNLVATPLTNQVNLNWNNPLPTSCFDQLIIVANQGPVVFTPTGTYANTDVDYSTPNGIVYSTTGTVSVNSVNGLVNGTSYCFKVFIRRGTTWTEGVEVCAVPSLTYCDSFGNTSFDTGTTGVVFNTINNLNTNTDVAYSDFTSISTTVTLGEIYNLDVRVNTDGSFNTTTMVWFDWNNDGDFSDSNEDYELGNAFNVANGSTDGSPLAIEIPTNAVIASTRMRVSTIYNLTPTTPCQTGFDGEVEDYTINIVQPVNGEMNIKGNNISIANGFNAPYGLNNTLFGSTNVGSPGPVKTFSVENIGATVLNLTGTPRVEIIGANAGDFIVTIQPAASVTYGTPTTFNIQFFPSADGTRTATVRIANTDSNENPYEFDIQGTAVCSTVLTSNIWPVEGPENTEVNITSVNDLTGATATINGISMTVVSTSSTELVVLIPAGATNGNLEVLFSTGCSSTNAFTIIDNAIGGCETATSSIVPGNLFISEISDAHTGSSSLIEVFNGTTNTINLTNYSIRIFNNGSASPSFTANLTGSLAPGGVHVISVGTTSCNTYANGLNGSLPNQSFDGAGGINFDNNSSDAIQLFNGSSAIDSFGVVSSGDVTVADAASWANGLVIDGDGVNFRRQNTATPLPSTTFDITQWDQVDWSTCGDSDYSDFGIYDFSLGVPPTVSVLADPTFNCTGSTFLSITGTEGVPSGFGLVYQWYYLAPNDTNFVVVPNSADFNGENSATLEVVNNLAYNNYQFYCQVRENNATCYTASNAVKLSAEGAVWDGTSWSSSPSDSKIVIINADYDTNNGTNGQDSFQACQLIVNSGARLTVHNGDFVEVINDVVVNGNTALDYGEIIVNTHGAFIQRGNSTAAGTFTLNGTGNSQVVKFTAPLQNWYDYTYWSSPVVNARVTDALFTSDPNRRFWYNANNYLDSDGDDIDDNDNDWTLVTGASDPNDIMTSGKGYAATHDNIAFMPNQAYQYIFEGALQTGDVSYPLAYNSANSNHWNLVGNPYPSAIDVDDLFALNTAIKDVVYLWSHYRAPLDTNPGNEVLNFSQNDYLLINDAMEVGNGSDLDGDGDVDALDIPERYIPSGQSFFISSLSTNPILFNNSMRISGENSNNQFFRVAQSNKIWINLTSNSGAYSQTGIAYLNTATNGFDGIGYDAKRNTSVDVAASIYTLITETPNTKYAIQAKAEDALSLNEVIPLGFATQLTLPSIYEIKLLKKTGDFMNENTVYLKDYLMNITHVLSENAYAFTSETGEFNDRFEIVFQPETLSVSENEISPNDLSIIELSDGNVKISVGKNMTIKSVEIMDMLGRTIYNLKGQNSTEIYDLSTLSQSTYVARVTLSNDQVVSKKAVKMK from the coding sequence ATGAAAAAAAATTACTCCCTTTTATTAATAACTTTTTTGTGTCTTGTTTTGTCTGGTTATGGGCAAACAATTGTTAGCAATAGCTTTGAAGAAACTGCAGCTGATACGTGGACACCATTATCGTTTTCTACTCCTCCCTGTAATGCTGGTAATGGAGATCAATGGGATTATGACACAGCGTTAAGCTCAATAACACCTTCTAATGGAAGTCAATTTTGGGGTATTCAGGATTTAAATGGAGATTGTGGACCTACAGGTTTTGCAACTATTACGTTTCCAAGTTATAATGTTTCATCATTTACAGGAGTAACTATCTCATTCGATTATTATATAATAGGCTTTGATGGAGGAGATGATTTAGGATATGAAGTTTGGGAGGACGGAATAATGGTTGCTGACGTTGATAATTGGGATGGAAATACTGGTGGCTGGATAACATTGACTCATAATGTTAATAACGCAACCTCAAATGTTTATCTCGTTTTAAAATGTCGTCAAAATGGTGGTAGTGATTACGCTGCTTTTGATAACGTTATATTAGAAGGAACAGCATCTTGCACACCACCTCTTGACCCAACAGGTCCAATCACAGGAACAACTCCTGCATGTAACTCAACAACATTAACGTATACTGGAGCTGCGCTTCCAGGCACAGTAAACTACTGGCAAACCACTGCAACAGGGACCTCAACTGCAAATAATGCAACAGGCACTCTCAATGTAACCACAACAGGTACTTATTATGTAAGAACATTTTTAACCGCAACATCTTGTTGGTCTACAGGTGCAGTAGGTTATGGAGTTGTTATAAACACCGCACCAACAATTTCTAACCAACCAAATAATGCTACGCGAGTCATACCAGCAGCAGCTACATTCTCGGTTACAGCATCTGGTACACCAACACCAACCTACCAATGGCAAGTTAATACAGGCACTGGATGGAATAATGTCACAGGAGGTACAGGTGCTACAACCAACTCTTACAATACAGGTGCTACAAATGCAACAATGCACAATAACCAATACCGTTGCGTAGTTACAAATGTTTGTGGTGCTGTAAATTCTGGTGCTGCGACGTTGACACTTACAAATACCGCTACAAGTAATGTCACAGCAGTCCAAGGGTGTTTTGATGATGATAGCGTTACATTAAGTTGGACTGCGCCAGGAACTGGAACGCCAACTGGTTATATGATTTTTGCATTAGATGGAGGAACAGATCCTGCAGGTACTAAAACAGATGCCAATACATATACAGCTAACTCAGATTTTTCTGCTGCAACTCCTGTTACTCCAGCAAGTTTAGGACGAGTGGTCTATAAAGGAACTGCAACTACTGCAACAATAACTGGTTTAACAGAAGATAACAATTATTCTTTCACAGTGTATTCTTATGTTGGCGAAACTCTTACTGGATGGTCAAATGGAGGAACTAACGGAAGCACAGTTACTAATGAAACTGCCCAAGGTGATGTCACCAATTTAGTCGCTACACCTTTAACAAACCAAGTGAACTTAAATTGGAATAACCCATTACCAACATCTTGTTTTGACCAATTGATAATCGTAGCAAATCAAGGTCCAGTTGTTTTTACTCCAACAGGAACTTATGCAAATACAGATGTTGATTATTCAACACCTAACGGTATTGTTTATTCTACAACCGGAACAGTAAGTGTTAACTCTGTAAACGGTCTTGTAAATGGCACAAGTTATTGCTTTAAAGTTTTTATAAGAAGAGGCACCACTTGGACAGAAGGTGTTGAAGTTTGTGCTGTGCCATCTTTAACTTATTGTGATTCATTCGGAAATACTTCTTTTGATACAGGTACTACAGGAGTTGTTTTTAATACAATTAATAATCTAAATACAAATACAGATGTTGCATATTCAGACTTTACATCAATTTCTACAACAGTTACTCTAGGAGAAATATACAATTTAGATGTTAGAGTAAATACTGACGGTAGTTTTAATACTACTACAATGGTATGGTTTGATTGGAATAATGATGGTGACTTTAGTGACTCCAATGAAGATTACGAACTAGGTAATGCTTTTAACGTTGCTAATGGCTCTACAGATGGAAGTCCATTAGCTATAGAAATACCTACTAATGCTGTTATAGCATCTACTAGAATGAGGGTTTCTACTATTTATAATCTTACTCCAACAACTCCTTGCCAAACTGGTTTTGATGGCGAAGTAGAAGATTACACCATAAATATTGTGCAACCCGTGAATGGAGAAATGAATATTAAAGGAAATAATATTTCTATCGCCAATGGGTTTAATGCACCTTACGGTTTAAATAATACACTTTTTGGATCTACAAACGTAGGCTCTCCTGGCCCTGTAAAGACGTTTTCCGTAGAGAACATTGGGGCTACAGTTTTAAACCTAACAGGAACACCAAGAGTTGAGATTATTGGTGCAAATGCAGGAGATTTTATTGTGACTATACAACCAGCTGCAAGCGTTACTTATGGCACACCAACAACATTTAATATTCAGTTTTTTCCATCTGCAGATGGTACGAGAACAGCAACTGTGAGAATAGCAAATACCGATAGTAATGAAAACCCGTATGAATTCGATATTCAAGGCACAGCAGTCTGCTCTACAGTTTTAACGAGTAATATCTGGCCAGTTGAAGGTCCAGAAAATACTGAAGTGAACATAACTTCAGTTAATGATTTAACAGGAGCTACAGCTACTATAAATGGCATTTCTATGACTGTCGTTTCTACAAGTTCTACGGAATTAGTAGTTTTAATTCCCGCAGGTGCTACAAATGGAAATCTAGAAGTTTTATTTTCTACTGGATGTTCTTCAACAAACGCTTTTACAATTATTGACAATGCAATTGGTGGTTGCGAGACTGCAACGTCATCAATCGTGCCTGGAAATTTATTTATAAGTGAAATTTCTGATGCCCACACTGGAAGTTCTTCACTGATAGAGGTTTTTAACGGTACAACTAATACAATAAACCTTACAAACTATAGCATTCGAATCTTCAATAACGGAAGTGCGTCTCCATCTTTTACAGCAAACCTAACCGGTAGTTTAGCTCCTGGAGGAGTTCATGTTATTAGTGTTGGTACAACATCTTGTAATACCTATGCAAATGGTCTTAATGGTTCTTTACCTAATCAATCATTTGATGGTGCTGGAGGCATAAATTTTGATAATAATAGCTCTGATGCTATTCAACTATTTAATGGCTCTAGTGCAATCGATTCTTTTGGAGTTGTTAGTAGTGGTGACGTTACTGTTGCAGATGCAGCATCGTGGGCTAATGGCTTAGTTATAGATGGTGATGGTGTGAATTTTAGGAGACAAAACACAGCGACTCCTTTACCTTCAACAACTTTTGACATTACACAATGGGACCAAGTTGATTGGTCAACTTGTGGAGATTCGGATTACAGTGATTTTGGCATTTATGATTTTTCACTTGGTGTGCCTCCAACAGTATCTGTGTTGGCTGATCCAACATTTAATTGTACAGGTTCAACATTTTTATCCATTACAGGAACTGAAGGTGTACCTTCTGGATTTGGATTAGTTTACCAATGGTATTATTTAGCTCCAAATGACACGAATTTTGTTGTCGTGCCAAACTCTGCAGATTTTAATGGTGAAAACTCAGCAACCTTAGAAGTTGTGAATAACCTTGCTTACAATAATTATCAGTTCTATTGTCAAGTCAGAGAAAATAATGCAACATGCTATACTGCAAGTAATGCTGTTAAGTTATCTGCTGAAGGTGCTGTTTGGGATGGTACAAGCTGGTCTTCATCGCCATCTGATTCTAAAATTGTAATTATCAATGCAGATTACGATACCAATAACGGTACTAACGGACAAGATAGTTTTCAGGCTTGTCAATTGATAGTCAATTCTGGAGCTAGACTGACAGTACATAATGGTGATTTTGTTGAAGTCATTAATGATGTTGTTGTTAATGGCAATACAGCTCTCGATTATGGTGAAATTATAGTAAACACCCATGGTGCATTTATTCAAAGAGGTAACAGCACTGCTGCTGGAACGTTTACCCTAAATGGTACTGGGAATTCACAGGTTGTAAAATTCACAGCTCCGTTACAAAATTGGTATGATTACACATATTGGAGCTCTCCAGTCGTAAATGCCAGAGTAACTGATGCACTGTTTACCTCAGACCCAAATAGACGTTTTTGGTACAATGCGAATAATTATTTAGATAGCGATGGCGATGATATTGATGATAACGATAATGACTGGACTTTAGTAACTGGCGCATCAGATCCAAACGATATTATGACTTCTGGAAAAGGTTACGCTGCTACTCATGATAATATTGCCTTTATGCCTAACCAAGCATATCAATATATTTTTGAAGGCGCATTGCAAACAGGAGATGTTTCTTACCCTCTTGCTTATAATTCTGCAAACTCCAATCATTGGAATTTAGTAGGTAATCCTTATCCCTCTGCAATTGATGTAGATGATTTATTTGCATTAAATACAGCTATTAAAGATGTCGTTTATTTATGGTCTCATTACAGAGCACCTTTAGATACAAATCCAGGCAATGAAGTTTTAAACTTTAGCCAAAACGATTACCTCTTAATTAATGATGCCATGGAAGTTGGTAATGGTAGTGATTTGGATGGTGACGGTGATGTCGATGCTTTAGACATCCCAGAGCGCTACATACCAAGTGGACAAAGTTTCTTTATTAGTAGCTTATCTACTAATCCTATTCTTTTCAACAATAGTATGAGAATAAGTGGAGAGAACAGTAACAATCAATTTTTTAGAGTTGCTCAATCCAATAAGATTTGGATTAATTTAACTTCAAACTCCGGAGCTTACAGCCAAACAGGTATTGCTTATTTAAATACTGCAACAAACGGTTTTGATGGCATAGGTTATGATGCTAAAAGAAATACATCTGTTGATGTTGCTGCTAGTATTTATACTTTAATTACAGAAACGCCTAACACTAAATATGCCATCCAAGCAAAAGCAGAAGATGCACTCTCACTTAATGAGGTAATCCCTTTAGGTTTTGCAACCCAATTGACGCTTCCTTCAATTTATGAAATAAAACTATTGAAAAAAACAGGTGATTTCATGAATGAAAATACAGTTTACTTAAAAGATTATCTCATGAATATCACGCATGTTTTAAGTGAAAATGCGTATGCTTTTACTTCGGAAACTGGAGAATTCAACGACCGTTTTGAAATTGTATTCCAACCAGAAACGCTTTCAGTATCAGAGAATGAGATTTCCCCTAATGATTTATCTATAATAGAACTAAGTGATGGAAATGTTAAAATTTCCGTAGGAAAAAATATGACTATCAAATCTGTTGAGATCATGGATATGCTAGGGAGAACGATCTATAATTTAAAAGGTCAAAACAGCACCGAAATTTATGATTTATCTACACTTAGCCAATCAACTTATGTTGCGAGAGTCACACTTTCTAACGATCAGGTTGTGTCTAAGAAAGCTGTGAAAATGAAATAA
- a CDS encoding cupin-like domain-containing protein: MKLNLQDIPRVKNITKEDFIKHYFKPQKPVVIERFIEDWPAYNKWSLDYIKDIAGDKTVPLYDDRPVDYKDGFNEPHAKMKMSDYVDLLKREPTKYRIFLWNVLKEIPQLQKDYTYPDFGLKLMKSLPMLFFGGTNSHTFMHYDIDLANIFHFHFEGKKLCILFDQQQNEHLYKIPHSLITREDIDFSNPDFDKWPALKNAKGWQCELNHGEVLYMPEGYWHYMKYLTPGFSMSLRAIARHPKNLGKAIYNVLFMRHYDNVMRRIKGQNWIDWKNEQAIIRTNKTT; the protein is encoded by the coding sequence TTGAAACTCAATCTTCAAGATATCCCTCGTGTTAAAAATATCACGAAAGAAGACTTTATAAAACACTATTTCAAACCGCAAAAACCTGTGGTAATTGAACGTTTTATTGAAGATTGGCCTGCATATAATAAATGGAGCTTAGATTATATAAAGGACATAGCAGGAGACAAAACTGTACCATTGTACGACGATCGCCCTGTAGATTATAAAGATGGTTTTAACGAGCCTCACGCCAAAATGAAAATGAGCGATTATGTAGATCTTTTAAAAAGGGAGCCTACAAAATATCGTATTTTTCTTTGGAATGTACTTAAGGAAATTCCGCAGTTACAAAAAGATTACACCTATCCAGACTTTGGTTTAAAATTGATGAAGAGCTTACCAATGCTCTTTTTTGGAGGTACGAATTCGCATACCTTTATGCATTACGATATTGATTTGGCAAACATTTTCCATTTTCATTTTGAAGGTAAAAAACTATGTATCCTTTTTGACCAACAGCAGAATGAGCATTTGTACAAAATTCCGCATTCATTAATTACGCGAGAGGATATTGATTTTTCAAATCCAGATTTTGATAAATGGCCTGCACTTAAAAATGCAAAAGGATGGCAATGTGAGTTAAACCACGGTGAAGTATTGTACATGCCAGAAGGTTATTGGCATTACATGAAATATTTAACTCCAGGATTCTCAATGAGTTTGCGCGCTATTGCGAGGCATCCAAAAAACTTGGGAAAAGCAATCTATAACGTTCTATTTATGCGCCATTACGATAATGTAATGCGACGTATTAAAGGACAAAATTGGATAGATTGGAAAAATGAACAAGCAATTATTAGAACTAATAAAACAACTTAA
- a CDS encoding DUF6646 family protein, whose translation MKKLLLLIALVSVSFVNAQAYEGKGDQKFQVGANIQDEATGINVSYDYGLGENISVGISTAYALGIDDRLDADFGDRFDLKARFNANLGNVLNIDENFDLYPGLSLSLKNFGGHVGARYFFTNGFGIYTEATFPLAKYSNDELDIGYYIHNQFAVNIGASFNL comes from the coding sequence ATGAAAAAATTATTGTTACTTATTGCATTGGTTTCAGTTTCATTTGTTAATGCTCAGGCATATGAAGGCAAAGGAGATCAAAAATTTCAAGTTGGTGCTAACATTCAAGATGAAGCTACAGGAATTAATGTGAGTTATGATTACGGTTTAGGTGAAAACATTTCAGTAGGTATTTCTACAGCTTATGCTTTAGGCATTGACGATCGCTTAGATGCAGACTTTGGAGACCGTTTTGATTTAAAAGCACGTTTTAATGCAAACTTAGGAAACGTCCTAAACATTGATGAGAATTTTGATCTATATCCAGGTTTGAGCTTAAGCTTAAAGAATTTTGGTGGTCATGTAGGAGCGCGATACTTCTTTACAAATGGATTTGGAATTTATACTGAAGCTACATTCCCATTAGCAAAATATAGCAATGATGAATTGGATATTGGTTACTACATCCACAATCAATTTGCTGTTAATATTGGTGCTAGTTTTAATTTATAA
- a CDS encoding DUF3784 domain-containing protein yields the protein MSLAIAAIFIILGILTKYGKLYFLIAGYNTMPKEDQKKYDIKGIATVFRNAMFGMALLMLLGFGVSKWLNNPEIESYAVFVSIIIGVPYLLIASNSGKYKMDKDS from the coding sequence ATGAGTCTCGCCATTGCAGCCATTTTTATTATTCTTGGGATTCTCACCAAATATGGGAAACTCTATTTTTTGATTGCTGGTTACAACACCATGCCAAAAGAGGACCAAAAAAAATATGATATTAAAGGCATTGCAACCGTTTTTAGAAACGCTATGTTTGGTATGGCGCTTTTAATGCTTTTGGGATTTGGAGTTTCAAAATGGCTCAATAACCCAGAGATTGAATCTTACGCTGTATTTGTTTCTATTATTATTGGCGTACCCTATCTTTTAATCGCATCCAATTCTGGTAAATACAAGATGGACAAGGATTCATAA